Proteins found in one Sulfuricurvum sp. genomic segment:
- a CDS encoding ThiF family adenylyltransferase: protein MMHYFHRQVQLWGEETQQSLQGKRIAIIGSGGLGSSLAFALGSSGIGAIHMVDFDEVSLHNIHRQIAFKMGDEGKYKAEVCATLIKERCPYVEPYAHVCNFDEFVQKNIEVDLIIDATDNLPSRGAINMYAKSKGLPWVYGSVEAFNGQICFFEEASFNELFKITQKTPAGIAAPIVMHIASLQANLALRYLAGLSVKKDTLYYLFFNAEGELVTQKFALPKSQN, encoded by the coding sequence ATGATGCATTATTTCCACCGTCAGGTTCAGTTATGGGGTGAAGAGACACAACAATCTCTTCAGGGTAAACGAATTGCCATAATAGGCAGTGGTGGGCTAGGAAGTTCCTTGGCTTTTGCTTTGGGTTCATCAGGCATCGGTGCGATCCATATGGTGGATTTTGATGAGGTAAGTCTTCACAATATCCATCGGCAAATTGCGTTTAAAATGGGAGATGAGGGGAAATACAAAGCAGAGGTGTGTGCAACACTGATAAAAGAACGTTGTCCTTATGTCGAGCCATATGCACATGTATGCAATTTCGATGAGTTTGTTCAAAAAAATATAGAGGTTGATCTTATAATCGATGCGACGGATAATCTCCCCTCACGCGGTGCAATCAATATGTATGCTAAATCTAAAGGATTGCCATGGGTATACGGATCGGTCGAAGCATTTAACGGGCAAATCTGTTTTTTCGAAGAGGCATCGTTTAATGAGCTTTTTAAAATAACGCAAAAAACGCCTGCAGGGATTGCCGCTCCGATTGTCATGCATATTGCTTCGCTTCAAGCTAATTTGGCTTTACGATACTTGGCAGGATTATCGGTTAAAAAAGATACACTGTATTATCTTTTTTTTAATGCAGAGGGTGAGTTGGTAACGCAAAAATTTGCGTTACCGAAAAGTCAAAATTAA
- a CDS encoding c-type cytochrome: MKYILPLISSLLIIGCSDSTPANAPEAPKQITTQSTSPALEANESSTVATTAAEPVAASTQPSEAKAPIPAAAPAAPTTTASIDGGTLFGQKCSACHGSKAEKSALGKSQIIAGWKEDQVKNALKGYQDGTYGKEMKGVMQGQAKGLSDAQIDALAKYISTL, translated from the coding sequence ATGAAATACATATTACCCCTTATTTCTTCTCTTCTTATCATCGGTTGCAGTGATTCGACTCCGGCAAACGCCCCTGAAGCACCCAAACAAATAACAACACAGTCAACTTCTCCCGCTTTGGAAGCAAACGAAAGTTCAACAGTTGCAACAACAGCGGCTGAACCTGTGGCTGCATCCACTCAACCATCTGAAGCAAAAGCACCTATACCTGCCGCAGCTCCTGCTGCTCCTACAACAACAGCCTCGATTGACGGGGGAACGCTATTTGGGCAAAAATGCAGTGCATGCCATGGAAGCAAAGCTGAAAAATCTGCACTCGGAAAATCACAGATTATTGCCGGATGGAAAGAAGACCAAGTCAAAAATGCCCTCAAAGGATACCAAGACGGCACCTATGGCAAAGAGATGAAAGGTGTCATGCAAGGACAAGCCAAAGGGCTTAGCGATGCACAGATTGACGCTTTGGCTAAATATATTTCGACCCTTTAA